Proteins encoded by one window of Chloroflexota bacterium:
- a CDS encoding CHAT domain-containing protein: MEIINLDIAVGEIAGESYPVSAYYPPLGTETEHRTIDTDSELLASSLQWANESSSVRRSSIEAAETLGSALYDTLFGGKLGIFLDKVLQYSETQETGVRLRLSSGDPSIVSLPWEFLFHPQTGRLFATDQTSMLTRYLSHYATFGRTRSLAAELPLRMLMVVPAVPDLDTTAEIERVRLAIEPEEDSQPTILMTVLGGPDEIVPLPRLLDTLQNDEQGFDILHFVGHGVSRGSRAFVRFNAAAGGETWLDSGVFARSLKPYALNQLRLAVLNTCESGARSATVRGVTSLAGLAPDLIRNGFAAVIGMQYSVLDSASLEFSQAFYRALTCCDTTGQVDAAITDARGRLATRFQGHRSFATPVLFLHTEDGHIFEFPSRDSEETPRDEDASSSDPHLGFARRLDEKSEQDSLDERAELNTEMASLKAKLRYLRSRRTRYGVRNRLDLFSEIVRTEERIEAIERRLTTTRVP; the protein is encoded by the coding sequence ATGGAAATCATCAACCTCGACATTGCAGTCGGCGAAATCGCCGGAGAGTCCTATCCGGTGAGTGCCTACTATCCACCCCTGGGCACAGAAACTGAACACCGAACAATCGACACCGACAGCGAGCTCCTGGCCAGCTCGCTGCAATGGGCCAACGAGTCTTCCTCCGTCCGGCGAAGCAGCATTGAAGCAGCGGAGACCCTGGGCAGTGCCCTCTATGACACACTTTTTGGGGGAAAACTGGGGATTTTCCTGGATAAGGTCCTGCAATACTCAGAAACGCAGGAGACAGGTGTGCGGCTTCGCCTGAGCAGCGGTGATCCGTCGATCGTATCATTGCCGTGGGAGTTTCTCTTTCACCCACAGACAGGGCGGCTATTCGCCACCGACCAGACATCGATGTTGACACGCTATCTCAGCCACTATGCAACCTTTGGCCGAACTCGCAGCCTTGCAGCCGAGCTTCCCCTGCGTATGCTGATGGTTGTTCCCGCTGTACCAGACCTGGACACCACAGCAGAGATCGAACGCGTTCGTTTGGCGATCGAGCCGGAAGAGGATTCGCAGCCAACGATACTGATGACCGTCCTTGGCGGCCCGGATGAAATCGTCCCGCTTCCCCGTTTACTGGATACGTTGCAGAATGACGAGCAAGGATTCGACATTCTGCATTTCGTGGGCCACGGTGTTTCCAGAGGAAGCCGGGCATTCGTCCGCTTCAACGCCGCTGCGGGCGGCGAAACCTGGCTCGACAGCGGCGTTTTCGCCCGCTCGTTGAAGCCCTATGCCCTGAACCAGTTGCGTTTGGCCGTTCTGAACACCTGTGAAAGTGGCGCCAGGTCGGCGACCGTCCGAGGAGTGACATCGTTGGCTGGTTTGGCCCCTGACCTGATCAGGAATGGTTTTGCCGCCGTGATCGGAATGCAATATAGTGTGTTGGATAGCGCCTCGCTGGAATTCTCCCAGGCCTTCTATCGAGCCCTGACCTGCTGCGACACCACCGGGCAAGTAGATGCGGCTATCACAGATGCGCGCGGCAGGTTGGCAACCAGGTTTCAGGGACACCGCAGCTTTGCTACACCTGTACTCTTTCTCCACACTGAAGATGGCCATATCTTTGAGTTTCCCTCGCGGGACTCGGAGGAAACGCCCCGGGATGAGGATGCTTCATCATCGGATCCCCATTTGGGCTTCGCGCGGCGGTTGGACGAAAAATCAGAGCAGGATAGCCTCGATGAACGAGCTGAATTGAACACCGAGATGGCATCTCTCAAGGCCAAACTGCGGTACCTGCGATCCAGGCGGACGCGGTATGGTGTACGCAACCGTCTTGACCTGTTCAGCGAAATCGTCAGGACCGAGGAGCGTATCGAAGCAATCGAACGACGCCTCACCACCACTCGCGTCCCCTAG
- a CDS encoding UDP-N-acetylmuramoyl-L-alanyl-D-glutamate--2,6-diaminopimelate ligase, which translates to MTQSLLTLLDSLPDVEPVSHAQGVSIEAVTADSRQVEPGALFVAVPGATVDGHRYIEDAIRRGAVAVVGEADLTPMVVPYCRVSDSRQALASLASVLHGHPSRALRLVGITGTDGKTTTANIIHHLLEASGMRPGMISTVGARIGQKKLDTGFHVTTPEAPDVQRLLAEMVSQGCDSAVMETTSHGLVQKRVAACDFDVAVITNVTHEHLDYHGSWDDYMAAKAQLFHSLAQGARKPVQGPALQSKVAVLNADDPSFEHLRGIPADRLLSYGIEEKQVDLRAEDISTDGGSLVFSVRGPGDRASVRVPLAGRFNVYNSLAALGAGLGLGLPLDQLLDGLETVPGIDGRMERIDRGQDFLVIVDFAHTPVSLERALRAARTMTPGRVIVVFGSAGLRDVEKRWLMPRTAVQLADITLLTAEDPRSESLEMILEQMAEGALQGGGVEGRDFFRIPDRIRAIWWAVREATAGDTVIVAGKGHERSMCFGNVEHPWRDQNVLAWAVAQRLGASEPPPYTLPTTEGELFDFN; encoded by the coding sequence ATGACCCAATCTCTGTTAACTCTCCTGGATTCCTTGCCCGATGTTGAACCGGTTTCACATGCGCAAGGTGTATCAATAGAAGCAGTCACAGCGGATTCCCGCCAGGTAGAGCCAGGTGCGCTTTTTGTTGCCGTGCCAGGCGCCACGGTGGACGGACATCGATACATCGAGGATGCCATCCGTCGGGGTGCCGTGGCGGTGGTTGGAGAGGCCGATCTCACGCCCATGGTTGTTCCCTATTGCCGGGTTTCCGATTCCCGCCAGGCACTGGCAAGCCTTGCTTCCGTCCTACATGGCCATCCGAGCCGCGCACTCAGGCTGGTGGGCATAACCGGTACCGATGGCAAGACCACGACCGCCAATATTATCCATCATCTGCTGGAAGCGTCCGGCATGCGACCAGGAATGATCAGCACGGTGGGCGCTCGTATTGGCCAGAAAAAGCTCGACACTGGCTTTCATGTGACGACACCTGAGGCGCCTGATGTGCAGCGTCTGTTGGCCGAAATGGTGTCCCAGGGCTGCGACAGTGCCGTCATGGAAACAACCTCCCATGGACTGGTTCAGAAACGGGTTGCCGCCTGCGATTTCGATGTTGCGGTCATTACCAATGTCACCCACGAGCATCTGGATTATCATGGCTCGTGGGATGACTACATGGCCGCCAAGGCGCAGCTTTTTCACAGTCTGGCACAGGGTGCTCGCAAACCTGTCCAAGGACCAGCTCTGCAGTCCAAAGTGGCTGTGTTGAATGCGGATGACCCATCCTTTGAGCATCTGCGCGGCATCCCGGCGGATCGTTTGCTGAGCTACGGCATCGAGGAGAAACAGGTCGATCTGCGGGCTGAAGACATCAGCACAGATGGTGGAAGCCTGGTCTTTTCGGTTCGCGGGCCTGGTGACAGAGCGTCAGTTCGTGTGCCGCTGGCTGGACGGTTTAACGTGTATAATAGTCTTGCCGCGCTTGGCGCGGGATTGGGCCTGGGCTTGCCCCTGGATCAGCTTCTTGACGGCCTGGAAACGGTGCCGGGCATTGATGGCCGCATGGAAAGAATCGATCGCGGCCAGGATTTTCTCGTCATTGTCGATTTCGCCCATACGCCTGTTTCCCTGGAGAGAGCGCTGCGGGCCGCGAGAACGATGACCCCGGGACGCGTTATCGTTGTATTCGGCAGCGCCGGTTTGCGTGATGTGGAGAAACGCTGGCTGATGCCCCGGACCGCCGTCCAGCTGGCCGATATCACCTTGCTCACGGCTGAGGATCCTCGCAGCGAATCGCTGGAGATGATCCTGGAGCAAATGGCCGAAGGGGCCTTGCAGGGTGGTGGTGTGGAAGGGCGCGACTTCTTCCGGATTCCTGACCGGATCCGCGCGATTTGGTGGGCTGTTCGGGAGGCGACGGCAGGAGATACGGTCATTGTCGCCGGCAAGGGACACGAACGGTCAATGTGTTTCGGCAACGTGGAGCACCCATGGCGCGACCAGAATGTCCTGGCGTGGGCCGTCGCGCAGCGCCTTGGTGCCTCGGAGCCGCCGCCATATACCCTGCCAACAACTGAGGGAGAGCTTTTTGATTTCAATTAA
- a CDS encoding YciI family protein, with the protein MAQYIITYLGGDQPSSPGEGKQHFAKYKEWLSSLGDSAVSPANPFKNTSTVNSDGTVTTGSTSSMSGYTIIEADSMETALEIAKACPFLDIGGSLEVSELIQMPG; encoded by the coding sequence ATGGCTCAATACATTATTACTTACCTGGGCGGCGATCAGCCATCTAGCCCAGGGGAAGGTAAGCAACATTTTGCGAAATATAAGGAATGGTTATCTTCGTTGGGCGACTCAGCAGTTAGTCCTGCAAATCCGTTTAAGAATACGAGCACAGTAAATTCTGACGGTACTGTCACCACAGGAAGCACTTCATCGATGTCTGGTTACACTATTATTGAAGCTGATTCAATGGAGACAGCACTGGAGATTGCAAAAGCTTGCCCATTTCTTGATATTGGCGGTTCACTTGAGGTGTCAGAGCTAATACAGATGCCAGGCTAA
- a CDS encoding CopG family transcriptional regulator, with product MKKKTNYSDGPIGEVRVVKDFLPPPEELAFREETVKVTIALSKASVEFFKQEAAKHQVPYQKMIRRLLDEYTLRHAG from the coding sequence ATGAAGAAGAAAACCAACTATAGTGATGGCCCAATAGGAGAAGTGAGAGTAGTGAAGGATTTCTTGCCGCCGCCGGAAGAGTTAGCGTTTCGGGAAGAGACGGTGAAGGTAACGATAGCCTTAAGTAAAGCGAGTGTAGAATTCTTTAAGCAAGAGGCGGCAAAGCATCAAGTTCCATATCAGAAAATGATTCGACGATTGTTAGACGAATATACGCTACGGCACGCTGGATGA
- a CDS encoding NADH-quinone oxidoreductase subunit N, which yields MTVDTLRFLLPEIILILAAIIVVVVDLVNGRRTNDRTLAAIAVAGLLAAALAAFTLTGLDPTSVTGTVAIDGFAVFLKVVALVGVALVVLLSVEYLPKHSDNRGEYYAFLLAVGLAISVAVGANDLILIYIALEFLSITSYILVGYLRNDAKSSEASVKYFIYGSVASGVLLYGLSLLFGATGSTNLLAVFEALSGQGLSEGMRWLSFTSVALLIVGFGFKISLVPFHQWAPDTYEGAPTPITGFLSTASKAAGFALLVRTFVVGLTVFAIDWITLLAGLSMVTMTFGNLVALRQTNMKRLFAYSSIAQAGYILMGLVAIPQVKFGLMPFSEFTFNGINGILIYLFSYLFTNLGVFAVVIAVENRTGKVELKDYAGLFYRSPWLASLLLLFLLSLTGIPPTLGFWAKYFVFGAAIHVKFYALAFVGLINAAIAAGYYLNIARYMFMMDPQEKEKISISPILGVALAVCALVVVVIGIQPRWLIEWASESATFLTSM from the coding sequence TTGACTGTCGATACCCTCCGCTTTTTACTTCCGGAAATCATATTGATCCTGGCCGCCATCATTGTGGTGGTGGTGGATTTGGTGAACGGTCGTCGTACCAACGATCGGACACTGGCAGCGATCGCTGTTGCAGGTCTGTTGGCGGCAGCTTTGGCGGCCTTCACGTTGACCGGTCTGGACCCCACGTCGGTGACCGGAACCGTGGCAATCGACGGTTTCGCAGTCTTTTTGAAGGTCGTTGCGCTGGTTGGGGTCGCGTTGGTTGTCCTGTTATCGGTGGAGTATCTGCCTAAACATAGCGACAATCGGGGTGAGTACTATGCCTTCTTGCTGGCGGTTGGCCTGGCGATTTCGGTGGCAGTGGGTGCCAATGATCTGATTTTGATCTACATCGCTCTTGAGTTTCTTTCCATCACCTCCTATATCCTGGTTGGCTATCTCAGGAACGACGCGAAATCAAGCGAAGCATCGGTCAAATACTTCATATACGGATCTGTTGCCTCGGGCGTATTGCTTTACGGCCTTTCGCTTCTCTTTGGCGCCACCGGATCCACAAACTTGCTGGCTGTTTTTGAGGCCCTGTCCGGGCAGGGATTGTCGGAGGGCATGCGCTGGCTGAGTTTCACCTCTGTCGCGTTGCTGATCGTCGGTTTTGGCTTCAAGATCAGCTTGGTGCCATTCCATCAGTGGGCGCCAGATACCTACGAGGGTGCGCCCACACCGATCACCGGCTTCCTTTCGACCGCTTCCAAGGCCGCCGGGTTTGCTTTATTGGTGAGGACCTTTGTCGTAGGCCTGACTGTGTTCGCCATCGATTGGATAACATTGTTGGCGGGCCTCAGCATGGTGACCATGACCTTCGGCAATCTGGTTGCTCTCCGGCAGACGAATATGAAACGGCTGTTTGCTTACTCATCTATCGCCCAGGCCGGCTACATTCTGATGGGTCTGGTGGCCATACCACAGGTGAAGTTCGGGCTAATGCCGTTTTCCGAGTTTACCTTCAACGGCATCAATGGCATTCTGATCTATCTATTCTCCTATCTGTTTACAAACCTGGGTGTCTTCGCCGTCGTGATTGCCGTCGAGAATCGCACTGGAAAGGTCGAGTTGAAGGACTATGCAGGGCTGTTTTACCGCTCACCGTGGCTGGCTTCACTGCTGCTGCTATTCCTGCTATCACTTACCGGTATTCCACCAACACTCGGATTCTGGGCTAAGTATTTTGTCTTTGGTGCCGCTATACATGTAAAATTCTATGCCCTGGCTTTCGTCGGCTTGATCAATGCAGCAATAGCCGCAGGGTACTACTTGAATATCGCTCGCTATATGTTCATGATGGATCCGCAAGAGAAAGAGAAGATATCTATTTCGCCGATCCTTGGTGTGGCATTGGCCGTTTGCGCGCTGGTTGTGGTCGTAATTGGCATTCAACCCAGGTGGTTGATCGAATGGGCCAGCGAATCTGCCACGTTTTTGACGTCGATGTAA
- a CDS encoding NADH-quinone oxidoreductase subunit M translates to MDSWVLTLITLTPLVGALTILFINKESERTIKRIAVAVSIIPLLLSVWVFADYWSNNIQTGIGGMAYVVDIDWIPQLDVGYTLGADGLSIPLIFLTTLLSSLGLYYSSFVVKTRVKEFFFLFLLLEMGMLGVFVALDFVLFYVFWEIGLVPMFFLIGIWGRPADRPRYAAIKFFLYTLVGSVAMLLAILGIYFETGTFNMIEAAIAQPWADNLVIASLAFWGFMLAFMIKVPSFPFHTWLPDAHTAAPTAGSVILAGVLLKLGAYGIIRIVLPTFPTAFSYWALAIVILGVIGIVYGAFICIAQTDLKRLIAYSSVSHMGYVMLGLGAAAYGIKSIDQYAESMAMAINGATLQMFVHGIITGGLFFLVGVLYERAHTRDLGRFGGLSSKMPYFYAIMMVTAFASLGLPGLAGFWAEFFTFRGAFDIVSVWAAIGVIGIVATAAYILWRIIQSVFLGEYDPEKIDHWTDLSDGEEKPMPTDMLGFEKITMWPLVILMVLIGIYPVPLLDFFNSASTNLVATLSAVTIALH, encoded by the coding sequence ATGGATTCTTGGGTCCTCACACTCATTACATTAACACCTCTTGTGGGTGCGCTTACCATCCTGTTCATAAACAAGGAGAGCGAGCGTACGATAAAACGGATCGCCGTGGCGGTTAGCATCATTCCACTGTTGCTGTCTGTCTGGGTGTTTGCCGATTATTGGTCAAATAACATCCAGACCGGCATAGGTGGCATGGCTTATGTCGTCGACATCGATTGGATTCCCCAACTGGATGTCGGCTACACGCTCGGCGCCGATGGTCTCAGCATACCGTTGATTTTCCTGACGACCTTGCTCTCATCCCTGGGCCTGTATTATTCCAGTTTCGTGGTCAAAACGCGTGTCAAGGAGTTCTTTTTCCTTTTCCTGTTGCTGGAAATGGGCATGTTGGGCGTGTTTGTGGCCCTGGATTTTGTGCTCTTCTATGTCTTTTGGGAGATTGGGCTGGTCCCCATGTTTTTCCTGATCGGAATATGGGGGCGGCCGGCCGACCGGCCCCGCTATGCAGCCATCAAGTTCTTCCTCTACACGTTAGTGGGATCGGTGGCGATGTTGTTGGCGATTCTGGGGATATATTTCGAAACGGGCACGTTCAACATGATCGAGGCGGCCATAGCCCAGCCCTGGGCGGATAACCTGGTCATCGCAAGCCTGGCGTTTTGGGGCTTTATGTTGGCTTTCATGATCAAGGTGCCAAGCTTTCCCTTCCACACCTGGTTACCGGATGCACACACGGCAGCCCCGACAGCGGGATCAGTTATTCTGGCTGGTGTGCTGCTGAAGCTGGGTGCCTACGGCATCATTCGCATCGTGTTGCCCACCTTCCCCACGGCCTTCAGCTACTGGGCCCTTGCCATCGTGATCCTTGGTGTAATAGGCATCGTCTATGGGGCTTTCATCTGTATCGCGCAGACCGACTTGAAGAGGCTCATCGCCTACTCATCGGTGAGCCATATGGGCTACGTCATGCTGGGTCTTGGCGCGGCGGCCTATGGCATCAAGAGCATCGATCAGTATGCCGAAAGCATGGCTATGGCGATCAACGGCGCGACCTTGCAGATGTTTGTTCATGGCATCATTACGGGCGGCTTGTTCTTCCTGGTTGGTGTGTTGTATGAACGAGCCCATACTCGAGACCTGGGTCGTTTTGGCGGTTTGAGTTCCAAAATGCCCTACTTCTACGCAATCATGATGGTGACTGCTTTCGCCTCTCTTGGACTACCCGGATTGGCAGGCTTCTGGGCAGAATTCTTCACCTTCCGGGGCGCCTTCGATATCGTGAGCGTCTGGGCGGCCATCGGTGTCATCGGAATCGTGGCCACTGCTGCCTATATTCTCTGGCGAATCATCCAATCGGTCTTCCTGGGCGAATACGATCCGGAGAAGATCGATCATTGGACCGATCTGTCCGATGGCGAGGAGAAGCCCATGCCTACCGATATGCTGGGCTTCGAGAAGATCACCATGTGGCCGCTGGTGATCCTGATGGTCCTGATCGGGATCTATCCGGTGCCACTTTTGGATTTCTTTAATTCGGCTTCGACGAATCTCGTGGCCACTTTATCCGCGGTAACCATCGCCTTGCATTAA
- the nuoL gene encoding NADH-quinone oxidoreductase subunit L, translating into MTNLIYLIPLIPFLAFLAILLLTKNNKRGSALIAIVSMAVTWVISWTVMIRAFGTEHFYEHPLQLPIYSIPTGSTELHLGYMVDSLTAVMLFMVPLVCLMIFIYSWGYMGIGLPLGLGDKRGWPASTDHVDPLASRFFAYISLFATGMLGLVLADNLALLFVFWEIMGLCSYLLIGFWFARKYDDPDRITPTQAGLKAFLTTRVGDAIMFIGMMLLYVGAAHLTDGQAGLTFTALFQPEVLAGLASFKVPLLGSLATLIAILIFFGAIGKSAQFPLHVWLPDAMEGPTPVSALIHAATMVSAGVYLIIRMYPLMVAGGHTSLTFIALIGATTALMGSMIAVAQNDIKRVLAYSTISQLGYMFAALGIGAYVAATFHLLTHAFFKSLLFLGSGSVIHGMEHGEHHVHEHGQHEVEGFDPNDMRFMGGLRKKQRWTFLAFLAGALALSGFPILTAGFWSKDEILATAWYSWRSVAGQDWLELLVFVVLAVSAFLTAFYTGRQVLMTFFGKPRTESADHAQESPRSMTIPLLILAVFAIIGGFVGIPEDFPVLGPAFQDNPVERWLGHFAEDALDLHLVIPEFSWAPVIISIMLALGGLGLAVWVYGRKGHGWKVTDQLDPVEVAMQRVHLGGLYEAMRQKFYFDELYNATVVRFAKWFASFCALFDRIVVDGVVNAVGWFGRTIAYLSAMFDKYIVDGLVNAVGYVGNWAGGVLRLVQTGQVQTYLLVAVLMVLFLLALFVVQVVGIGIG; encoded by the coding sequence ATGACCAATCTCATCTACCTTATTCCACTAATACCATTCCTGGCGTTTTTGGCGATTCTCCTCTTGACGAAAAACAACAAGAGAGGTAGCGCCCTGATCGCCATTGTCTCGATGGCGGTGACGTGGGTCATCTCGTGGACGGTCATGATACGGGCTTTCGGCACCGAGCATTTCTACGAGCATCCCCTTCAGTTGCCTATCTACAGCATCCCGACCGGGTCTACTGAATTGCATCTAGGGTACATGGTGGACTCGCTGACGGCCGTCATGCTGTTTATGGTGCCGCTCGTGTGCCTCATGATCTTCATCTATTCGTGGGGCTATATGGGAATCGGCTTGCCCTTGGGACTGGGCGACAAACGCGGGTGGCCGGCCAGCACCGATCATGTAGATCCTCTGGCAAGCCGGTTTTTTGCCTACATCTCCCTCTTTGCCACCGGCATGTTGGGATTGGTTCTGGCGGACAATCTGGCGCTTCTCTTCGTCTTTTGGGAGATCATGGGCCTTTGTTCCTATTTGCTCATCGGTTTCTGGTTTGCCCGCAAGTATGACGACCCCGACAGGATTACGCCGACACAGGCGGGATTGAAGGCCTTCCTGACCACCAGGGTGGGCGATGCCATCATGTTTATCGGCATGATGTTGCTCTACGTGGGTGCAGCTCACCTGACCGATGGCCAGGCGGGGCTGACGTTTACGGCACTCTTTCAGCCGGAAGTGCTGGCGGGCCTGGCTTCCTTCAAGGTACCACTGTTGGGCTCTCTGGCCACCCTGATCGCCATTCTGATCTTCTTTGGCGCCATTGGCAAATCAGCCCAGTTCCCGCTACACGTCTGGTTGCCCGACGCTATGGAAGGTCCCACACCGGTCAGCGCCCTTATCCATGCTGCCACCATGGTTTCCGCCGGTGTCTATCTGATCATCCGCATGTATCCTCTCATGGTGGCAGGCGGCCATACGTCGCTGACATTCATCGCTCTGATCGGCGCTACGACGGCATTGATGGGCTCGATGATTGCCGTGGCACAGAACGACATTAAACGGGTTCTCGCTTATTCAACTATCTCGCAGCTGGGGTACATGTTTGCTGCGCTGGGCATAGGCGCCTATGTGGCGGCGACCTTCCATCTCCTGACCCATGCGTTCTTCAAGAGCTTGCTCTTCCTTGGCTCCGGCTCCGTGATCCACGGCATGGAACATGGCGAACACCACGTTCACGAGCACGGCCAGCATGAGGTCGAGGGCTTCGATCCCAACGATATGCGTTTCATGGGCGGGCTGAGAAAGAAGCAGCGTTGGACTTTCCTCGCCTTTCTTGCAGGTGCCCTCGCATTGTCTGGCTTCCCAATCCTGACGGCAGGCTTCTGGAGCAAGGATGAGATCCTGGCAACGGCCTGGTATAGCTGGCGATCGGTGGCCGGACAGGATTGGCTGGAGTTGTTGGTGTTTGTTGTATTGGCTGTATCGGCGTTCCTGACAGCCTTTTACACAGGGCGTCAGGTGTTAATGACCTTCTTCGGCAAACCTCGCACCGAGTCTGCGGACCATGCTCAGGAAAGTCCTCGTTCCATGACCATTCCCTTGCTGATCCTGGCCGTGTTTGCCATTATCGGCGGTTTCGTCGGCATCCCGGAAGACTTCCCCGTACTGGGCCCGGCCTTCCAGGACAATCCCGTCGAACGATGGTTGGGTCATTTTGCCGAAGATGCCCTCGACTTGCATCTTGTGATCCCGGAGTTCAGCTGGGCGCCGGTAATTATCTCGATCATGTTGGCGCTTGGAGGACTGGGGCTGGCCGTGTGGGTCTATGGACGGAAGGGCCATGGATGGAAGGTGACCGATCAGTTGGATCCGGTCGAGGTTGCCATGCAGCGGGTCCACCTGGGTGGGCTCTATGAGGCCATGCGCCAGAAATTCTACTTCGACGAGCTGTACAACGCCACGGTGGTGCGGTTTGCCAAGTGGTTCGCATCGTTCTGTGCGCTGTTCGACCGAATCGTTGTCGATGGCGTGGTCAACGCGGTGGGTTGGTTCGGTCGAACAATTGCTTACCTCTCGGCGATGTTCGATAAATATATCGTCGATGGCCTGGTCAATGCCGTGGGCTATGTTGGGAATTGGGCTGGCGGCGTGCTTCGTCTGGTCCAGACCGGTCAGGTTCAAACGTATCTGTTGGTTGCCGTTCTTATGGTTCTGTTCCTTCTTGCCTTGTTTGTCGTGCAGGTAGTCGGTATTGGCATAGGTTAA
- the nuoK gene encoding NADH-quinone oxidoreductase subunit NuoK → MVPLSWYLIVAAALFCLGLYGALSRRNAVAVLMGVELMLNAVNINLVAFDRYITPKEVTGQVFAIFVLAVAAAEAAVGLALIIAIYRSRDTVNLEEIDLMQG, encoded by the coding sequence ATGGTTCCACTTTCCTGGTATCTGATCGTCGCTGCAGCGCTTTTTTGCCTGGGATTGTATGGTGCGCTTTCGCGCCGCAACGCAGTAGCAGTGTTGATGGGTGTGGAACTCATGCTCAACGCCGTCAACATCAACCTGGTGGCTTTTGACCGTTATATCACGCCCAAGGAGGTCACCGGACAGGTATTTGCCATCTTCGTGCTGGCTGTTGCCGCGGCAGAGGCTGCCGTCGGCCTGGCGCTCATCATAGCGATCTACCGGTCCCGCGACACAGTAAATTTGGAAGAAATCGATCTGATGCAGGGCTGA
- a CDS encoding NADH-quinone oxidoreductase subunit J, which yields MAFTSTQFIFIVISLFTVGCGFLVVVSRNLYHAALWLIATFFGVAALYAMLEAEFLAVAQVLIYIGAIATLIVFAIMLSRGMMMGRVKMSNFQWGVSAFTAGGIFILLVIVLLQINWPVIEDSVSPTAIADIGEALVNSYVVPFEVVSVLLLVALVGAIMIAREQ from the coding sequence ATGGCGTTCACATCCACTCAATTTATTTTCATTGTCATCAGCCTTTTCACAGTCGGTTGTGGTTTCCTGGTCGTGGTGAGCAGAAACCTGTATCATGCCGCTTTGTGGCTGATTGCCACCTTCTTCGGCGTGGCGGCGCTCTATGCCATGCTGGAGGCCGAATTCCTGGCTGTCGCGCAGGTTCTGATCTACATAGGCGCTATCGCAACCTTGATCGTATTCGCAATTATGTTGAGCCGAGGAATGATGATGGGGCGGGTAAAAATGAGCAACTTCCAGTGGGGTGTCTCGGCCTTCACGGCAGGTGGCATTTTTATTCTTCTCGTGATCGTGCTCTTGCAGATCAACTGGCCTGTCATCGAGGACAGCGTCTCTCCCACTGCCATAGCTGATATCGGAGAAGCCCTGGTCAACAGCTATGTGGTGCCCTTCGAGGTGGTCTCGGTTTTATTGCTGGTGGCGCTGGTGGGCGCCATCATGATTGCTCGGGAGCAGTAA